GATGTAATCATTCTGGCGAAAGTTGAGCAGAATCTGCTGTGCGCCATTCTGCGACATCTCCTGATAGGCAGCGTTGATCTTCGCTTCCGCAAAGGTCGTAACATCGCCCACCAGATCAATCACTGCAATATTGCCGATGACGCGGGTACTCACTTTCAGTTCATCTTCCAGCATGCTGCTCCTCCAAACGATCAGATGTGCCGACATCAGTTCAAGTAAGCTCTTTTAGAGGCACAATCTGACTGCTGCGTGTATTGCGGACAAGGTACAGGACTTACGGCTGGGCAACCTCACATTGATACCAGATTAGGCGCACCGTGTTGCCGGGCGCAGCTGACGGCTCGACAAGAAACTCATCGGCAAGGGCTGCCATCAACATTATGCCCATTCCACGCAGTGAAGCTGCTCCGGCGAGCTTCTCTTCTATCGTCTTCGGCTCGGTGATGGTTCCTAAGGGTTTTGTGCCCGTGTCACTCACCTCCACTGTAAAACGATGTCCGTCATAGCTGCTCGTAATATGAACGGGCAAATCTGGTTGGAGTTG
Above is a window of [Chlorobium] sp. 445 DNA encoding:
- a CDS encoding anti-anti-sigma factor; amino-acid sequence: MLEDELKVSTRVIGNIAVIDLVGDVTTFAEAKINAAYQEMSQNGAQQILLNFRQNDYI